From the Psychrobacillus sp. FSL K6-4046 genome, one window contains:
- a CDS encoding proline dehydrogenase family protein, with protein MALRDFFIALSENRTLNSAAQKYGLKMGAQSVVAGTNIQETIESIKELNQQGISCTVDNLGEFVFEKSEATAAKKQILEVITAIHEHGVDAHISLKPSQLGLDIDRDFCYENLKEIVALADEYDIFVNFDMEDYGRLYPSFELMEELSEQHDNIGTVIQAYFHESVENIEKYKNYRLRIVKGAYKEPANIAYQDKAEIDRKFIQLIEYHLLNGKFTSIATHDHNVIDHVKQFVKINDIPNDKFEFQMLYGFRKDMQLQLAKEGYNFCTYVPFGSDWYGYFMRRLAERPQNLALVTKQVFNKKTNTVIGLAAAAFLAGRLTKRK; from the coding sequence ATGGCATTACGTGACTTTTTTATCGCTTTATCTGAAAACCGTACACTCAACAGTGCAGCTCAAAAATATGGTTTAAAAATGGGTGCACAAAGTGTTGTTGCAGGAACTAATATTCAAGAAACGATTGAGAGCATTAAAGAACTAAACCAACAGGGAATCTCCTGTACGGTTGATAATTTAGGTGAGTTCGTGTTCGAAAAATCAGAGGCTACTGCTGCTAAGAAGCAAATCTTAGAGGTTATTACCGCAATACATGAACATGGTGTGGATGCACATATCTCTTTAAAACCTTCACAGCTAGGACTAGATATAGATCGAGATTTTTGTTATGAAAATCTAAAAGAAATCGTTGCCTTGGCGGACGAATACGATATTTTCGTCAACTTCGATATGGAAGACTATGGCCGTTTGTATCCTTCCTTTGAGCTAATGGAGGAACTAAGCGAACAGCACGATAATATTGGTACAGTAATTCAAGCCTACTTCCATGAATCAGTTGAAAATATTGAGAAATATAAAAACTATCGTTTAAGAATCGTTAAAGGTGCTTATAAAGAGCCAGCTAACATCGCATATCAGGATAAAGCAGAGATTGATCGTAAGTTTATCCAATTGATCGAGTATCATTTGCTAAACGGCAAGTTCACCTCCATTGCGACTCACGACCATAACGTGATTGATCATGTGAAGCAATTTGTTAAAATCAATGATATCCCTAACGATAAATTCGAGTTCCAAATGCTTTACGGCTTCCGCAAGGACATGCAGCTTCAACTAGCAAAAGAAGGATACAACTTCTGTACATACGTACCTTTTGGTAGTGACTGGTATGGATACTTCATGCGCCGTCTAGCAGAACGCCCACAAAACTTAGCACTTGTCACCAAACAAGTATTCAATAAAAAAACAAACACCGTTATTGGACTAGCAGCAGCTGCATTCCTTGCTGGTCGCTTAACAAAACGTAAATAA